A single region of the Ptychodera flava strain L36383 chromosome 9, AS_Pfla_20210202, whole genome shotgun sequence genome encodes:
- the LOC139139628 gene encoding uncharacterized protein translates to MNRRKLSDDKIYPSESYISYCSLQSAKVSDRENNDERLLQAPSISVSLATRGSDAKQEREELGLLIQKLTADMGRVVEENKEMKKKLENLEQEKQENELLVSWLSAGHGRQSSLGRASVQDAIVYRDVPTTAPGQEGKGAQPLTTQKSRSFFGVKLTSNSAPRKEEKRPTRDKQRRKLASRDRARSPDDGLDTKSVDAIPTFKFGSTFERTLRKLQRKFSNMKAKFDNFRRLKPRLVELLKEKDKLEQENSSLIRQQIEISAQVTELRNARDELQFANEKLVEENKRLVCQFVSAPSSTEDGGSERSSGHTVSKTFHRAHSLAITTTRPGVSEKAMKTVMETGRRLAEQRRQSLSCNTNRMKSTRSSKNSTNF, encoded by the exons ATGAACAGGAGGAAGTTGTCGGACGACAAAATATACCCTTCAGAGAGTTACATCAGTTACTGTTCGCTTCAAAGCGCAAAGGTAAGCGATCGCGAAAACAATGACGAGCGGTTGCTCCAGGCACCATCGATAAGCGTCAGTCTCGCCACTAGAGGGAGCGACGCAAAACAGGAGCGCGAAGAGTTGGGTCTGTTGATTCAGAAACTGACCGCCGATATGGGCAGAGTGGTTGAAGAAAATAAGGAGATGAAAAAGAAGCTTGAAAATCTGGAACAGGAAAAACAGGAGAACGAGTTGCTTGTTAGTTGGCTGAGCGCAGGTCACGGCAGACAAAGCAGCCTGGGACGGGCCAGCGTTCAGGATGCCATAGTCTACCGCGATGTACCCACCACAGCGCCTGGACAGGAAGGGAAAGGTGCACAACCTCTTACCACGCAGAAAAGCAGGAGTTTCTTCGGAGTTAAGTTGACAAGTAACAGTGCTCCACGGAAGGAAGAAAAGAGACCAACCCGTGACAAACAAAGAAGGAAACTTGCCAGTAGGGATCGAGCGAGATCTCCGGATGACGGACTTGATACCAAGTCTGTAGATGCGATACCCACATTCAAATTCGGCTCAACATTCGAACGCACACTGAGGAAACTGCAGAGAAAATTTTCGAACATGAAGGCCAAG ttcgATAATTTTAGGCGATTGAAACCAAGGCTCGTGGAGCTACTAAAAGAAAAGGATAAACTTGAACAAGAAAACAGTAGTCTGATTAGACAGCAGATTGAAATCTCAGCCCAGGTGACCGAACTTCGGAACGCCAGAGATGAACTGCAATTTGCCAACGAAAAGCTGGTTGAAGAAAACAAGAGGCTCGTCTGCCAGTTCGTGTCAGCGCCGTCATCCACCGAAGACGGCGGTAGCGAAAGGAGTTCTGGCCATACGGTTTCGAAGACTTTTCACCGAGCACACAGTCTAGCGATTACAACAACTCGTCCAGGTGTGAGCGAGAAGGCGATGAAAACAGTGATGGAGACAGGACGCCGACTGGCAGAACAGCGCCGCCAGAGTTTGAGCTGCAACACAAACAGGATGAAATCGACCAGGTCATCAAAGAACTCGACGAACTTCTAA
- the LOC139140361 gene encoding uncharacterized protein isoform X1: MTLSGLTHCIYINYGNLFQAEAKTLRKWDQWGRTNDQHGGCVESQTHCLLRWTPAILRQYLNTCPLCVQLVLQTSVAQAALAAEMGLSHSNQNKPGEKSQVEESTSSHLDDSIVSERSTENIHGKSPKNRGKGKKSNKKRKGSDDSERHGLSPDSTFNLLDTQPSTPKSILAGSRRESMTSTFSSVSQHIEEEEEVVHIEDYNNSPKKYRTWRRAAKPKQEAAQPVAKPVAATNGTASQEEGFEMVSNEPESFVMVTTALEKFDTDQKIDDIPTVQNDTAAQSQAKPATPKIVVNSHTERTREAKYAFFNATATYPSPSEPANASDQGLSSAEHVQVSISKRIQMREEEAAKKNQNMYTETDLDKCPVMFSGQVCKGNPMERSNNPHPNKNNPKPPTDMKTKKGGIPRKGIKDRADFESSNVGKAQACLDLSSDVHSNRPDAMVEKLQRSVSNVSSKPAWDDGADHSWQTKRLPDTTPNTKARNKTASLYGTLPRNQMPTERRLLARGGVMQTNLDEFEYSKSVEALNEVESPDETVTTKAPVSSRKALFSQAEIVMGPSLHQSVLHSEVVTDDAVEITVEEFGAASAASSSSRTFDTAPKTNRATAGNPSLKLPSSDLVTDSSLDLNDPDLDIYSADAKTPEEEKRLKDISAGIRMKRSPVKPKIVSIGEKRPIRGYGEREWKGNTANARAMRMGYAEIPSLLNCNNLRSIRGDNYCAIRAALYQSLVNNFINVRLGQDLQNITQVPDWFMNSGYDWVQSWTFGHRLRKYTHPIEKMKECLRVLQDQIDHMQSTDSAEDRERMLLDMFNGDNSEVDIQLMEAVKLLMLYNAIRLHEDNSTGKEVPVFVWLMYARDTSETPEKLMLNHFNLVGDSGGLEQVEMFLLGYTLGVTLKVVRPSQFKREDFITHYPDDHIDDWPSVTMIAEDDRHYNIAMQ, from the exons ATGACGTTATCTGGTTTGACCCAttgtatttacataaattatggtAATCTTTTCCAAGCGGAAGCAAAAACCTTGAGGAAATGGGACCAATGGGGGCGCACTAATGATCAACATGGCGGATGTGTCGAAAG TCAAACACACTGCCTGCTGAGATGGACACCTGCAATACTTAGGCAGTACCTCAACACTTGTCCCCTGTGTGTCCAGCTGGTACTTCAGACTTCAGTAGCTCAGGCGGCGCTCGCAGCAGAGATGGGTCTGTCACACAGCAATCAGAACAAACCCGGTGAGAAGTCACAAGTTGAAGAGAGCACCTCCAGTCATCTGGACGATTCCATCGTCAGTGAGCGGAGCACCGAGAATATACACGGCAAGTCCCCTAAGAACAGGGGAAAGGGGAAAAAAAGTAATAAGAAACGCAAAGGATCGGACGATTCAGAGAGGCACGGGTTGTCACCCGATTCTACATTCAATTTGTTAGACACCCAACCATCCACACCAAAGTCCATTTTGGCAGGCTCCAGGAGAGAGAGCATGACAAGCACTTTCAGCAGTGTGAGCCAGCATATTGAAGAAGAGGAGGAGGTGGTCCACATTGAGGATTACAACAACTCCCCGAAAAAGTACCGCACCTGGAGACGAGCGGCAAAGCCGAAGCAGGAGGCGGCACAGCCCGTTGCGAAGCCAGTAGCAGCCACCAATGGCACAGCATCTCAGGAGGAGGGTTTTGAAATGGTTTCGAACGAGCCAGAGAGTTTCGTCATGGTGACTACCGCACTAGAAAAATTTGATACGGATCAAAAAATCGATGACATTCCGACTGTACAGAATGATACTGCGGCACAGTCACAAGCGAAGCCAGCCACTCCAAAAATTGTGGTAAACTCTCACACTGAGCGCACTAGAGAAGCAAAATATGCCTTTTTTAACGCAACTGCAACTTATCCCAGCCCTAGTGAACCGGCAAATGCTTCAGATCAGGGACTGTCAAGCGCAGAGCATGTCCAAGTATCAATAAGTAAGCGAATTCAAATGAGAGAAGAAGAAGCAGCAAAAAAGAATCAGAACATGTACACTGAAACTGATCTTGACAAGTGCCCAGTTATGTTTAGTGGGCAGGTTTGCAAGGGAAATCCAATGGAAAGGTCAAACAACCCACATCCAAACAAGAATAATCCAAAGCCTCCAACAgatatgaaaacaaagaaagggGGGATTCCCCGGAAGGGTATCAAGGACAGAGCGGATTTTGAGTCATCAAACGTTGGAAAAGCACAGGCTTGCCTGGACTTATCCTCAGATGTTCACTCAAACAGACCAGACGCCATGGTGGAGAAGCTGCAGAGAAGTGTGTCCAACGTGAGCTCCAAACCGGCGTGGGATGACGGTGCCGATCACAGCTGGCAGACCAAGAGGCTGCCGGACACAACGCCGAACACCAAGGCTAGGAACAAGACTGCCTCGCTGTATGGGACATTGCCGAGAAACCAGATGCCTACTGAGAGGAGATTGCTGGCTAGGGGAGGCGTCATGCAAACCAACCTGGATGAATTTGAGTACTCAAAGAGTGTGGAGGCACTTAATGAAGTAGAGTCTCCTGATGAAACTGTCACCACAAAGGCGCCTGTTTCTTCTAGGAAAGCCCTGTTCAGTCAGGCAGAGATCGTGATGGGACCCTCACTACACCAATCAGTTTTACACAGCGAAGTTGTCACAGATGATGCTGTGGAAATCACTGTAGAAGAATTTGGCGCTGCTAGCGCTGCTTCTTCAAGTTCAAGGACATTTGACACTGCACCCAAAACCAACCGTGCCACAGCTGGGAATCCTTCACTGAAACTACCTTCAAGTGACCTGGTCACTGACTCATCATTGGATCTCAATGACCCCGATCTGGATATATACAGCGCGGATGCCAAAACTCCAGAAGAAGAGAAACGTCTAAAAG ATATATCAGCTGGTATCCGTATGAAGAGAAGCCCCGTCAAACCAAAAATAGTCAGCATCGGTGAGAAGAGACCCATCCGTGGatatggagagagagagtggAAAGGCAATACAGCAAATGCCAGGGCTATGAGAATG GGGTATGCAGAAATTCCCTCATTATTGAATTGCAATAATCTGCGCAGTATCCGTGGCGACAACTACTGTGCCATCCGGGCCGCATTGTACCAATCCCTGGTCAACAATTTCATCAATGTCAGGCTCGGACAGGATCTGCAAAACATTACACAG GTACCAGATTGGTTTATGAATAGTGGCTACGATTGGGTTCAGTCCTGGACGTTCGGACACCGTCTGCGCAAGTACACCCACCCGATAGAGAAAATGAAAGAGTGTTTGAGGGTGCTTCAGGACCAG ATTGATCACATGCAATCTACGGACAGCGCTGAGGATAGAGAAAGGATGCTACTTGACATGTTCAATGGGGACAATTCGGAGGTAGACATCCAGCTCATGGAGGCTGTCAAGCTGTTGATGCTGTACAATGCAATCAGACTCCATGAGGACAACTCAACTGGCAAAGAG GTCCCAGTGTTTGTCTGGTTGATGTATGCCAGGGATACCTCAGAGACTCCGGAAAAACTGATGTTGAATCATTTCAACCTTGTTGGAGACTCAGGAGGGCTGGAACAG GTGGAGATGTTCTTGCTAGGGTACACGCTGGGTGTGACGCTGAAAGTTGTCAGACCCTCCCAGTTCAAGAGGGAAGACTTCATCACTCACTACCCGGACGACCACATCGACGATTGGCCGAGTGTCACCATGATAGCAGAGGATGACAGACACTACAACATCGCCatgcaatga
- the LOC139140361 gene encoding uncharacterized protein isoform X2, with protein MHLRDTGPRMNGQTHCLLRWTPAILRQYLNTCPLCVQLVLQTSVAQAALAAEMGLSHSNQNKPGEKSQVEESTSSHLDDSIVSERSTENIHGKSPKNRGKGKKSNKKRKGSDDSERHGLSPDSTFNLLDTQPSTPKSILAGSRRESMTSTFSSVSQHIEEEEEVVHIEDYNNSPKKYRTWRRAAKPKQEAAQPVAKPVAATNGTASQEEGFEMVSNEPESFVMVTTALEKFDTDQKIDDIPTVQNDTAAQSQAKPATPKIVVNSHTERTREAKYAFFNATATYPSPSEPANASDQGLSSAEHVQVSISKRIQMREEEAAKKNQNMYTETDLDKCPVMFSGQVCKGNPMERSNNPHPNKNNPKPPTDMKTKKGGIPRKGIKDRADFESSNVGKAQACLDLSSDVHSNRPDAMVEKLQRSVSNVSSKPAWDDGADHSWQTKRLPDTTPNTKARNKTASLYGTLPRNQMPTERRLLARGGVMQTNLDEFEYSKSVEALNEVESPDETVTTKAPVSSRKALFSQAEIVMGPSLHQSVLHSEVVTDDAVEITVEEFGAASAASSSSRTFDTAPKTNRATAGNPSLKLPSSDLVTDSSLDLNDPDLDIYSADAKTPEEEKRLKDISAGIRMKRSPVKPKIVSIGEKRPIRGYGEREWKGNTANARAMRMGYAEIPSLLNCNNLRSIRGDNYCAIRAALYQSLVNNFINVRLGQDLQNITQVPDWFMNSGYDWVQSWTFGHRLRKYTHPIEKMKECLRVLQDQIDHMQSTDSAEDRERMLLDMFNGDNSEVDIQLMEAVKLLMLYNAIRLHEDNSTGKEVPVFVWLMYARDTSETPEKLMLNHFNLVGDSGGLEQVEMFLLGYTLGVTLKVVRPSQFKREDFITHYPDDHIDDWPSVTMIAEDDRHYNIAMQ; from the exons ATGCACCTCAGAGATACAGGTCCGAGAATGAACGG TCAAACACACTGCCTGCTGAGATGGACACCTGCAATACTTAGGCAGTACCTCAACACTTGTCCCCTGTGTGTCCAGCTGGTACTTCAGACTTCAGTAGCTCAGGCGGCGCTCGCAGCAGAGATGGGTCTGTCACACAGCAATCAGAACAAACCCGGTGAGAAGTCACAAGTTGAAGAGAGCACCTCCAGTCATCTGGACGATTCCATCGTCAGTGAGCGGAGCACCGAGAATATACACGGCAAGTCCCCTAAGAACAGGGGAAAGGGGAAAAAAAGTAATAAGAAACGCAAAGGATCGGACGATTCAGAGAGGCACGGGTTGTCACCCGATTCTACATTCAATTTGTTAGACACCCAACCATCCACACCAAAGTCCATTTTGGCAGGCTCCAGGAGAGAGAGCATGACAAGCACTTTCAGCAGTGTGAGCCAGCATATTGAAGAAGAGGAGGAGGTGGTCCACATTGAGGATTACAACAACTCCCCGAAAAAGTACCGCACCTGGAGACGAGCGGCAAAGCCGAAGCAGGAGGCGGCACAGCCCGTTGCGAAGCCAGTAGCAGCCACCAATGGCACAGCATCTCAGGAGGAGGGTTTTGAAATGGTTTCGAACGAGCCAGAGAGTTTCGTCATGGTGACTACCGCACTAGAAAAATTTGATACGGATCAAAAAATCGATGACATTCCGACTGTACAGAATGATACTGCGGCACAGTCACAAGCGAAGCCAGCCACTCCAAAAATTGTGGTAAACTCTCACACTGAGCGCACTAGAGAAGCAAAATATGCCTTTTTTAACGCAACTGCAACTTATCCCAGCCCTAGTGAACCGGCAAATGCTTCAGATCAGGGACTGTCAAGCGCAGAGCATGTCCAAGTATCAATAAGTAAGCGAATTCAAATGAGAGAAGAAGAAGCAGCAAAAAAGAATCAGAACATGTACACTGAAACTGATCTTGACAAGTGCCCAGTTATGTTTAGTGGGCAGGTTTGCAAGGGAAATCCAATGGAAAGGTCAAACAACCCACATCCAAACAAGAATAATCCAAAGCCTCCAACAgatatgaaaacaaagaaagggGGGATTCCCCGGAAGGGTATCAAGGACAGAGCGGATTTTGAGTCATCAAACGTTGGAAAAGCACAGGCTTGCCTGGACTTATCCTCAGATGTTCACTCAAACAGACCAGACGCCATGGTGGAGAAGCTGCAGAGAAGTGTGTCCAACGTGAGCTCCAAACCGGCGTGGGATGACGGTGCCGATCACAGCTGGCAGACCAAGAGGCTGCCGGACACAACGCCGAACACCAAGGCTAGGAACAAGACTGCCTCGCTGTATGGGACATTGCCGAGAAACCAGATGCCTACTGAGAGGAGATTGCTGGCTAGGGGAGGCGTCATGCAAACCAACCTGGATGAATTTGAGTACTCAAAGAGTGTGGAGGCACTTAATGAAGTAGAGTCTCCTGATGAAACTGTCACCACAAAGGCGCCTGTTTCTTCTAGGAAAGCCCTGTTCAGTCAGGCAGAGATCGTGATGGGACCCTCACTACACCAATCAGTTTTACACAGCGAAGTTGTCACAGATGATGCTGTGGAAATCACTGTAGAAGAATTTGGCGCTGCTAGCGCTGCTTCTTCAAGTTCAAGGACATTTGACACTGCACCCAAAACCAACCGTGCCACAGCTGGGAATCCTTCACTGAAACTACCTTCAAGTGACCTGGTCACTGACTCATCATTGGATCTCAATGACCCCGATCTGGATATATACAGCGCGGATGCCAAAACTCCAGAAGAAGAGAAACGTCTAAAAG ATATATCAGCTGGTATCCGTATGAAGAGAAGCCCCGTCAAACCAAAAATAGTCAGCATCGGTGAGAAGAGACCCATCCGTGGatatggagagagagagtggAAAGGCAATACAGCAAATGCCAGGGCTATGAGAATG GGGTATGCAGAAATTCCCTCATTATTGAATTGCAATAATCTGCGCAGTATCCGTGGCGACAACTACTGTGCCATCCGGGCCGCATTGTACCAATCCCTGGTCAACAATTTCATCAATGTCAGGCTCGGACAGGATCTGCAAAACATTACACAG GTACCAGATTGGTTTATGAATAGTGGCTACGATTGGGTTCAGTCCTGGACGTTCGGACACCGTCTGCGCAAGTACACCCACCCGATAGAGAAAATGAAAGAGTGTTTGAGGGTGCTTCAGGACCAG ATTGATCACATGCAATCTACGGACAGCGCTGAGGATAGAGAAAGGATGCTACTTGACATGTTCAATGGGGACAATTCGGAGGTAGACATCCAGCTCATGGAGGCTGTCAAGCTGTTGATGCTGTACAATGCAATCAGACTCCATGAGGACAACTCAACTGGCAAAGAG GTCCCAGTGTTTGTCTGGTTGATGTATGCCAGGGATACCTCAGAGACTCCGGAAAAACTGATGTTGAATCATTTCAACCTTGTTGGAGACTCAGGAGGGCTGGAACAG GTGGAGATGTTCTTGCTAGGGTACACGCTGGGTGTGACGCTGAAAGTTGTCAGACCCTCCCAGTTCAAGAGGGAAGACTTCATCACTCACTACCCGGACGACCACATCGACGATTGGCCGAGTGTCACCATGATAGCAGAGGATGACAGACACTACAACATCGCCatgcaatga